From Halotia branconii CENA392, the proteins below share one genomic window:
- the sir gene encoding sulfite reductase, ferredoxin dependent, translating into MVKSAPSPIASRKPSKVEGIKEKSNFLREPVATQILEDTTHFNEDAIQLLKFHGSYQQDNRDNRVKGQEKDYQFMLRTKNPAGFVPPQLYLALDKLADEYGNRTLRVTTRQGFQMHGILKKNLKLAIATIVKNLGSTLGACGDLNRNVMAPPAPFKNRPEYQYAWEYAQNIADLLSPQTGAYYEIWLDGEKAISAQESPEVKAARQRNGTGTIIHDSEEPIYGTHYMPRKFKVCVTVPGDNSVDLYSQDLTLVVMTNQQGELEGFNVFAGGGLGRTHNKEETFARLADEICYVAKDDVYDLVKAIVATQRDYGDRSDRRHARLKYLINDWGVDKFRAKVEEYFGKSVAPFKPLPEFKYQDFLGWQEQGDGKLFLGISVENGRVKDQGSFQLKTALREIVEQLNLPIRLTPHHNVIFYDIEPNQKQVVQEILNRCGIISDPNQIEPLVRYAMACPALPTCGLAITESERAIPGILEQIRALLDKNGLQNEHFVVRMTGCPNGCARPYMAELGFVGSAPESYQVWLGGSPAQTRLAQPYTEKLHHNDLESFLEPIFVYFKKSRQPGESFGDFCDRVGFDAIREFTATYEPETADIEPKAKTSQSPSRSRHRISLHDEIYEKLKAAATSQGQPMTNLVNEALKEYLQKLP; encoded by the coding sequence ATGGTTAAATCTGCTCCTTCCCCAATAGCCAGCCGTAAGCCTTCTAAAGTAGAAGGCATTAAGGAAAAAAGTAACTTTTTACGTGAACCTGTCGCAACACAAATTCTTGAGGATACTACTCACTTTAATGAAGATGCGATACAACTTCTCAAGTTTCATGGTTCCTACCAGCAAGATAACCGTGACAATCGCGTAAAGGGGCAGGAGAAAGATTATCAATTTATGCTGCGGACAAAAAATCCGGCTGGGTTTGTACCACCGCAGTTGTACTTGGCTTTAGACAAGCTGGCCGATGAATATGGCAATCGCACATTACGAGTAACTACCCGCCAGGGTTTTCAGATGCACGGGATTTTAAAGAAAAATCTCAAATTAGCCATCGCTACTATTGTTAAGAATTTAGGTTCTACCTTGGGTGCTTGCGGCGACTTGAACCGCAACGTCATGGCACCACCAGCCCCCTTTAAAAATCGCCCAGAGTACCAGTATGCTTGGGAATATGCCCAAAATATAGCTGACTTGTTGTCACCGCAAACAGGGGCTTATTACGAAATTTGGCTCGATGGCGAAAAGGCAATTAGCGCCCAAGAAAGCCCAGAAGTGAAAGCAGCACGACAGCGTAATGGCACTGGCACAATTATTCATGACAGCGAAGAGCCGATTTATGGCACTCACTACATGCCCCGCAAGTTTAAAGTTTGCGTGACTGTACCAGGAGATAATTCGGTTGATTTGTATTCCCAAGATTTAACTTTGGTTGTAATGACCAACCAGCAAGGAGAACTTGAAGGTTTTAATGTTTTTGCAGGCGGCGGCTTAGGTCGAACACACAACAAAGAAGAAACCTTTGCTCGATTAGCAGACGAGATTTGCTACGTAGCCAAAGATGATGTCTACGATTTAGTCAAAGCAATTGTTGCTACCCAAAGAGATTATGGCGATCGCAGCGACCGTCGTCACGCTAGATTAAAATATTTAATCAACGATTGGGGTGTAGATAAGTTCCGCGCCAAGGTTGAAGAATATTTCGGCAAATCAGTTGCACCCTTCAAACCTCTGCCAGAATTTAAATATCAAGACTTCCTCGGTTGGCAAGAACAAGGCGATGGCAAGCTATTCTTAGGTATTTCAGTTGAGAATGGTCGAGTTAAAGATCAAGGCTCGTTTCAACTAAAAACTGCCTTGAGAGAAATTGTCGAACAATTGAACTTACCCATCCGCTTGACACCTCACCACAACGTCATTTTTTACGACATTGAACCGAATCAAAAACAAGTTGTTCAAGAGATTCTCAACCGTTGCGGTATTATTTCTGACCCTAATCAAATCGAGCCTTTAGTTAGATATGCGATGGCTTGTCCGGCTTTACCTACCTGCGGCTTGGCAATCACCGAATCAGAACGAGCAATACCGGGAATTTTAGAGCAAATCCGCGCTCTATTAGATAAAAATGGTTTACAAAATGAACATTTTGTGGTAAGGATGACAGGCTGCCCTAATGGTTGCGCCCGTCCTTACATGGCAGAGTTGGGTTTTGTAGGTAGCGCTCCCGAATCTTATCAAGTTTGGCTGGGGGGTTCACCAGCTCAAACGCGGTTAGCGCAACCTTACACAGAAAAGCTGCACCATAATGATTTAGAAAGCTTTTTAGAGCCAATTTTTGTTTATTTTAAGAAATCGCGGCAACCTGGAGAAAGCTTCGGTGATTTTTGCGATCGCGTTGGGTTTGATGCGATTCGTGAGTTTACAGCTACGTACGAGCCGGAAACAGCAGACATCGAGCCTAAAGCCAAAACCAGCCAATCTCCTAGTAGATCCCGACATCGGATTAGCCTCCACGATGAGATTTACGAAAAATTGAAAGCCGCCGCCACCAGCCAAGGGCAGCCGATGACTAATTTAGTTAACGAAGCTCTCAAAGAATATTTGCAGAAGCTACCTTAA